The proteins below come from a single Chitinophaga pinensis DSM 2588 genomic window:
- a CDS encoding SusC/RagA family TonB-linked outer membrane protein, whose product MKKRALLFFTMLMVSVTLTYAQQRQITGKVTGADGSPIPFATVQIKGTTSGTTSDQQGNFKLSVTGANPVLVIRSVGYATIDYTVGASSAFTVQLKEEDKNLQEVVVTALGITRKKNELAYSAQTVQAEELNRTRDPNVVNSLSGKVSGLEVRRNSTMGGSTNIVLRGNKSFQNSNQALFVIDGVPVDNSVANTPDQTTGRGGFDYGNAASDINADDVASVSVLKGAAAAALYGSRAANGVIMITTKKGRSGMNVTVNTGLTVGTMDKSTFPKYQKQYGAGYYDVEDNTYQSPDGHFWYADIDGDGTRDLAVPMKEDASFGAKFDPNLMVFNYQSLDPRSPYYKKARPWVAGEHDPSYFYKNTLTTNNSVAVDGGNDKGNFKLGYTKTVENGMIPNARLVKDMLNFGASYKLTDRLTASANVNMSKIDGKGRYGTGYDEYNVNQAFRQWWQMNIDMKDQKDDYFRDKLNKSWNLTSPTNPVPTYTDNFYFMRYENFEQDGRIRYFGNVTLNYQINSWLSVLGRTSMDTYNQWQEERNAVGSKNPSSYSRYDGSFIENNYDLLLNVDKQLSTDFKLTGLVGGNIRRTHAKYIRASTNGGLVVPHLYSLSNSVNPLTAPEEADSLMQVNGLFASATIGYKNMLFLDLAGRRDESSTLPANNNSYYYPAASLGFTFSEVVKAKWLNYGKARINYAEVGNSAPAQALYDPYDKPTGFGSTPIFSVPATKRNPDLKPERTKSFETGVELALFDNIVTLDLTYYASKSVDQILRLPISRATGYDQMFINAGTIRNRGVEVSLGVTPVRIKNFSWTVNANWSLNRSKVLDLPEGLDFIQLGALQSNVTIGHAAGQAYGVIRGKDFIYDKATGQRVVEDQEGQAVLPGYYKTTATANEVIGNYTPKWIGGVTNTVRYKGLALSFLIDIKKGGDTYSLDQAYGQSTGIYEESVRLNDQGKNIRDDVAQGGGIIFEGVTSDGKPNTQRVRVSGTRGLGVNGYPNKEFIYDAGYVKLREVSLTYSLPGSLVNSLKAFKGIDISLLGRNLWIIHKNVPYADPEENLAAGNIQGYQSGVYPTYRNFGFNVRFRF is encoded by the coding sequence ATGAAGAAAAGAGCGTTACTCTTTTTCACCATGCTCATGGTGAGTGTAACCCTGACGTATGCACAACAGCGTCAGATTACGGGTAAGGTCACCGGTGCAGACGGGTCGCCTATACCTTTCGCAACAGTACAAATTAAAGGGACAACAAGCGGAACCACATCAGATCAACAAGGAAATTTCAAATTATCTGTAACAGGCGCAAACCCTGTATTGGTAATCAGAAGCGTTGGTTATGCAACAATTGATTACACCGTAGGTGCATCTTCTGCATTTACCGTACAATTGAAAGAGGAGGACAAAAACTTACAGGAGGTTGTAGTTACAGCCCTTGGTATTACCAGAAAAAAGAATGAGCTGGCTTACTCCGCTCAGACTGTTCAGGCAGAAGAACTGAACAGAACACGTGATCCGAACGTTGTGAACTCCCTGTCCGGTAAAGTATCCGGTCTGGAAGTTAGAAGGAACAGCACCATGGGTGGTTCTACCAACATCGTACTGCGTGGTAACAAATCATTCCAGAACTCAAACCAGGCATTATTCGTAATTGATGGCGTACCTGTTGATAACTCAGTAGCTAACACACCTGACCAGACTACTGGCCGTGGTGGTTTCGACTACGGTAATGCTGCTTCCGATATTAACGCTGACGACGTAGCTTCTGTAAGCGTACTGAAAGGTGCTGCTGCAGCTGCGCTGTATGGTTCACGTGCCGCTAACGGTGTGATCATGATCACTACCAAAAAAGGCAGATCAGGTATGAACGTAACTGTGAATACCGGTTTGACTGTAGGTACAATGGATAAGAGCACATTCCCTAAATATCAGAAACAATACGGTGCTGGTTACTACGATGTTGAAGATAATACTTACCAGTCTCCGGATGGCCATTTCTGGTATGCAGATATCGATGGTGATGGTACACGTGACCTGGCAGTACCAATGAAAGAAGATGCTTCTTTCGGTGCTAAATTCGATCCAAACCTGATGGTGTTCAACTATCAGTCACTCGATCCAAGATCTCCTTATTACAAAAAAGCAAGACCTTGGGTAGCTGGTGAGCATGATCCATCTTACTTCTATAAAAATACACTGACTACCAACAATAGCGTAGCTGTTGACGGTGGTAACGATAAAGGAAATTTCAAACTGGGATACACCAAAACAGTTGAAAACGGTATGATCCCGAACGCTCGTCTTGTAAAAGACATGTTGAACTTCGGCGCATCTTACAAACTCACAGACAGATTAACTGCGAGTGCAAATGTGAATATGTCTAAAATTGATGGTAAAGGCCGTTATGGTACCGGTTATGACGAATATAACGTGAACCAGGCTTTCCGTCAGTGGTGGCAGATGAACATCGACATGAAAGATCAGAAAGACGACTACTTCAGAGATAAACTGAACAAGTCATGGAACCTGACAAGCCCTACCAATCCGGTTCCAACTTATACTGATAACTTCTACTTCATGAGATACGAAAACTTCGAACAGGATGGTCGTATCCGCTACTTCGGTAACGTTACACTGAATTATCAGATCAACAGCTGGTTGTCTGTTTTAGGCAGAACAAGCATGGATACTTACAATCAGTGGCAGGAAGAGCGTAATGCCGTAGGTAGTAAAAACCCTTCTTCATATTCAAGATATGATGGTTCTTTCATCGAGAACAACTATGACCTGTTGCTGAATGTTGACAAACAATTAAGCACAGATTTCAAATTAACCGGTTTAGTGGGTGGTAACATCAGACGTACACACGCTAAGTACATCCGCGCTTCCACCAATGGTGGCCTGGTTGTACCTCACCTGTATTCACTGTCCAACTCTGTAAATCCACTGACTGCTCCTGAAGAAGCAGATAGCTTGATGCAGGTGAACGGTCTGTTTGCAAGTGCAACGATCGGTTATAAAAACATGTTATTCCTGGATCTGGCAGGTCGTCGTGATGAATCATCTACACTGCCGGCTAATAACAACTCCTACTACTACCCGGCGGCTTCATTAGGTTTTACCTTCTCTGAAGTAGTAAAAGCTAAATGGCTGAATTATGGTAAAGCGCGTATCAACTACGCTGAAGTAGGTAACAGTGCTCCTGCACAGGCGTTATACGATCCGTATGATAAACCAACCGGTTTTGGTAGCACGCCAATTTTCTCTGTACCTGCTACAAAGAGAAATCCGGACCTGAAACCAGAGCGTACAAAATCATTCGAAACAGGTGTTGAACTCGCATTATTCGACAACATCGTGACTTTGGATCTGACTTATTATGCATCTAAATCTGTTGACCAGATCCTGAGATTACCTATCTCAAGAGCTACCGGTTACGATCAGATGTTCATCAACGCTGGTACTATCCGTAACAGAGGTGTGGAAGTAAGCCTGGGGGTAACACCGGTTAGAATAAAGAACTTCTCCTGGACAGTGAACGCAAACTGGTCTTTGAACAGAAGTAAAGTACTGGATCTGCCGGAAGGACTTGACTTTATCCAGTTAGGCGCCCTGCAGAGCAACGTAACTATCGGTCACGCTGCTGGTCAGGCATATGGTGTGATCCGTGGTAAAGATTTCATCTACGACAAAGCTACTGGTCAACGTGTAGTTGAAGACCAGGAAGGCCAGGCTGTTTTGCCAGGTTACTATAAAACGACAGCAACTGCGAATGAAGTGATCGGTAACTACACGCCAAAATGGATTGGTGGTGTAACCAACACCGTTCGTTATAAAGGTCTGGCACTGTCTTTCCTGATCGATATCAAGAAAGGTGGCGATACCTACTCCCTTGACCAGGCTTACGGACAGTCAACCGGTATCTACGAAGAAAGCGTAAGACTGAACGATCAGGGTAAAAATATCAGAGACGATGTTGCACAAGGTGGCGGTATCATCTTCGAAGGTGTAACCAGCGACGGTAAACCTAATACACAGCGTGTACGCGTGAGTGGTACGCGTGGTCTGGGTGTGAATGGTTATCCAAATAAAGAGTTCATCTATGATGCAGGTTATGTAAAACTGCGTGAGGTGTCTTTGACATACTCTCTGCCAGGAAGCCTGGTGAATAGCCTGAAAGCATTTAAAGGTATCGACATCAGCCTGCTGGGACGTAACCTGTGGATTATCCACAAAAACGTTCCTTATGCTGATCCTGAAGAGAACCTGGCAGCAGGTAACATCCAGGGTTACCAGAGTGGTGTTTATCCTACTTACCGCAACTTTGGTTTTAACGTGAGATTCCGCTTCTAA
- a CDS encoding SusD/RagB family nutrient-binding outer membrane lipoprotein — protein sequence MKKIFVYMSALLMASSCAKLDSLNSDPKKALDVPGEMVFTSAEKNLFDLMTSNNVNLNVFRLLAQQQSQVTYLDESRYDLAARNVPQFFWHSMYRDVLKDLEQAKILIEGVAPLSDDQAVVKQNKLLIIDIAQVYSYFVLVTAFGDIPYTTALSTDNLSPAYDLQRTVYADLLARLKKDVDGLKTTHASFGGQDLVYAGDVAQWIKFANSLRLKMGLVALDDEQTAAAATAAINESAGNVIASNADNFRLKYLPAQPNTNPIWVDLVQSNRADYVPANTLVNLMNSVNDPRRQFYFTAVGGQYVGGTYGSGADYETTSHISAKVTAADFEALLIDYSEVEFALAEAAARGGLTVTGTAADHYNKGVTASIIYWGGTAEAANTYLAQTSVAYATATGTWQQKIGTQKYIALYNRGYDAWTEWRRLDFPVFNVPTGMTYANIPLRLTYPASEQNLNKINYEAAAKSIGTDTYATKLFWNNK from the coding sequence ATGAAAAAGATATTTGTATATATGTCAGCGCTGTTAATGGCTTCGTCCTGTGCTAAACTGGACAGTCTGAACAGCGACCCGAAGAAGGCGCTGGATGTGCCTGGTGAGATGGTATTTACTTCTGCAGAAAAAAACCTGTTTGACCTGATGACGTCAAACAACGTAAATCTGAACGTATTCAGATTATTGGCACAGCAGCAGTCTCAGGTAACCTACCTGGATGAAAGCCGCTATGACCTGGCAGCACGTAACGTACCGCAGTTTTTCTGGCATTCCATGTACCGCGATGTACTGAAAGACCTGGAGCAGGCAAAGATCCTGATTGAAGGCGTAGCTCCATTGTCTGACGACCAGGCAGTAGTTAAACAAAACAAACTGCTGATCATCGATATCGCACAGGTATACTCTTACTTCGTACTGGTAACTGCCTTTGGTGATATTCCGTATACTACCGCATTATCAACAGATAATCTGTCTCCTGCTTACGACCTGCAGAGAACTGTATATGCAGATCTGCTGGCACGTCTGAAAAAAGATGTTGATGGTCTGAAAACTACCCACGCCAGCTTTGGCGGTCAGGACCTGGTGTATGCAGGTGATGTGGCACAGTGGATCAAATTTGCCAACTCTCTGCGTCTGAAAATGGGCCTGGTTGCCCTGGATGACGAGCAGACAGCTGCTGCTGCAACTGCCGCTATCAACGAATCCGCAGGTAACGTGATCGCTTCCAATGCTGATAACTTCCGCCTGAAATATCTGCCTGCTCAGCCAAATACAAACCCGATCTGGGTAGACCTGGTACAGAGCAACCGTGCTGACTATGTTCCGGCGAATACATTAGTGAACCTGATGAATTCCGTAAACGATCCAAGACGTCAGTTCTATTTCACGGCTGTTGGCGGCCAGTATGTAGGTGGTACATACGGTTCCGGTGCAGACTATGAAACAACGTCTCATATCAGTGCAAAAGTGACTGCTGCTGATTTCGAAGCACTGCTTATCGACTATTCTGAAGTAGAATTTGCACTGGCCGAGGCTGCTGCACGTGGTGGTCTGACCGTAACAGGTACAGCTGCTGATCACTATAATAAAGGTGTAACTGCTTCTATCATCTATTGGGGTGGTACTGCCGAAGCAGCAAATACCTACCTGGCACAGACATCTGTAGCCTATGCAACTGCTACCGGTACCTGGCAGCAGAAAATAGGTACCCAGAAATATATCGCACTGTATAACAGAGGATATGATGCATGGACAGAATGGAGAAGACTGGATTTCCCTGTTTTCAACGTTCCAACCGGTATGACCTATGCCAATATTCCGCTAAGACTGACTTATCCTGCCAGTGAGCAGAACCTGAATAAGATCAATTATGAAGCTGCCGCTAAGTCAATCGGCACCGATACATATGCGACCAAATTGTTCTGGAATAATAAATAA